Proteins from one Dermacentor variabilis isolate Ectoservices chromosome 1, ASM5094787v1, whole genome shotgun sequence genomic window:
- the LOC142590456 gene encoding cytochrome c oxidase subunit 4 isoform 1, mitochondrial-like, whose translation MANRLLQISERAAKLAPIVARAQPAAAYHGRALIGKREVVGFGMNGEYSYLDNPDFPMPAIRYKEPSPEIEKLREKEKGDWKNLSLEEKKALYRYSFFQTYAEMNASRNEWKPILGNVCLLLGCTLWVWIFLKKFVFGPLPQSTTLEARQAQLQRMIDLRVNPVEGIASKWDYENNRWK comes from the exons ATGGCGAACAGACTGCTGCAGATCAGTGAACGTGCAGCCAAGTTGGCACCCATAGTAGCACGGGCCCAACCAGCAGCTGCATACCATGGCCGTGCCCTTATTGGCAAGCGAGAAGTGGTTGGCTTTGGCATGAACGGCGAGTATAGCTACCTTGACAACCCTGACTTCCCTATGCCCGCCATCCGTTACAAGGAGCCCTCTCCAGAGATTGAAAAATTGCGTGAGAAGGAGAAGGGTGATTGGAAAAATCTCAGCCTGGAGGAGAAGAAAGCAT tgtATCGATACAGCTTTTTCCAGACCTATGCTGAAATGAATGCATCTCGAAATGAGTGGAAGCCCATTTTGGGGAATGTGTGCTTGCTTTTGGGTTGCACCCTCTGGGTATGGATTTTCCTCAAGAAGTTCG TTTTTGGGCCATTGCCACAATCGACCACCCTGGAAGCCAGACAAGCTCAGCTGCAGAGGATGATTGACCTTAGGGTGAATCCCGTTGAGGGCATTGCCTCGAAGTGGGACTATGAAAACAACAGGTGGAAGTGA